The following are from one region of the Pseudonocardia sp. HH130630-07 genome:
- a CDS encoding uridine kinase family protein, with product MTAAREILEQLRRLDRDQEDSPILIALDGGSGAGKTAVADELRRFLPDTVIVHCDDFFAANVAMASWEQMSAPERAARCIDWRRLRSEALYPLSRRRRASWRPFDFSRPSGLATETVTVEPASVVLVDGIYSGRPELADLMTFTVLVDAPVELRRARHDAREGGDESLWHQMWDPAEEHYLTSVRPPTTFDLVVRH from the coding sequence ATGACGGCGGCGAGAGAGATCTTGGAGCAGCTACGGAGACTTGACCGGGATCAGGAGGACAGCCCGATCCTGATCGCCCTCGACGGTGGAAGTGGCGCCGGGAAGACCGCGGTCGCCGACGAGCTACGCCGCTTCCTACCCGACACAGTCATCGTCCATTGCGACGACTTCTTCGCCGCCAACGTCGCCATGGCCAGCTGGGAACAGATGTCGGCCCCCGAACGAGCCGCCCGCTGCATCGACTGGCGACGCCTGCGATCCGAGGCTCTGTACCCACTGAGCCGACGTCGCCGCGCGTCCTGGCGCCCCTTTGACTTCTCGCGCCCCTCCGGCCTTGCAACCGAGACGGTGACCGTCGAACCCGCATCCGTCGTCCTCGTCGATGGGATCTACTCCGGCCGACCGGAACTCGCCGACCTCATGACGTTCACCGTGCTCGTCGACGCCCCCGTGGAGCTGCGACGTGCCCGCCACGACGCCCGAGAAGGCGGCGACGAGTCGTTATGGCACCAGATGTGGGACCCGGCCGAGGAGCACTACCTGACAAGCGTCCGCCCGCCGACGACGTTCGATCTGGTCGTACGCCACTGA
- a CDS encoding translation initiation factor IF-2 has translation MTTRKTAKTERAVRDRAGAIAAARDRLDADQAERRRREDEAFARYARADRDAEQIVADRDAVLADLERRRRGAEGDAETRLGEVEVRRREILAELHRDGRKAEDLAAMFELPLKRVRGQLRQARRASATPDSPTVAAPPKPSATTSDNASTA, from the coding sequence ATGACGACCAGGAAGACAGCGAAGACGGAGCGGGCGGTGCGCGATCGCGCAGGGGCCATCGCGGCGGCGCGCGATCGCCTCGATGCCGATCAGGCCGAGCGCCGCCGTCGGGAAGACGAGGCGTTCGCGCGCTACGCGCGAGCGGACCGTGATGCCGAGCAGATCGTTGCCGACCGGGACGCGGTGCTCGCCGACCTGGAGAGGCGCCGGCGCGGCGCTGAGGGCGACGCCGAGACGCGGCTCGGGGAGGTCGAGGTGCGCCGGCGGGAGATCCTCGCTGAGCTCCACCGCGACGGCCGCAAGGCCGAGGACCTGGCCGCGATGTTCGAGTTGCCGCTCAAGCGCGTGCGTGGCCAGCTGCGCCAGGCCCGCCGCGCGAGCGCGACACCGGATTCGCCGACGGTGGCCGCCCCACCGAAGCCATCGGCCACCACGAGCGACAACGCGTCCACCGCCTGA
- a CDS encoding bifunctional DNA primase/polymerase → MPRRVRPRLDREVMRLRQVALDAAAAGLFVFPVKAGSKIPAFHGETQCRGRGPCAGGHQGWEQRATRDPAQIRRWWSHSSSRWNVGVACGPSGLVVIDLDTRTQPLPEWDGATTGREVLDQLAAQHGETLPDTYSTVTPTDGEHLYYRMPEGLELRNTHGGHGHSLGPLIDTRAGGGFVVGAGSIRPEGTYLVAEHGQIAELPTWLATLLTPPPAPRPQQVSAKRQSTRRANAYVAAIQADELDKIEHAAEGRRQITLLGAARVFGQLVGGGELDADNAYAVLLDAATAHIGVAGFTRAEAERTVTRGMSFGMRAPRTVTRGRSAGNDTGEE, encoded by the coding sequence ATGCCGCGACGTGTCCGCCCGCGCCTGGATCGTGAGGTGATGCGGCTGCGGCAGGTCGCGCTCGACGCCGCGGCCGCCGGGCTGTTCGTGTTCCCGGTCAAGGCCGGATCGAAGATCCCCGCCTTCCACGGCGAGACCCAGTGCCGCGGCCGCGGGCCCTGCGCCGGCGGGCATCAGGGCTGGGAACAGCGCGCCACCCGCGACCCCGCCCAGATCCGGCGCTGGTGGTCCCACTCGTCGTCCCGGTGGAACGTCGGCGTGGCCTGCGGACCCTCCGGACTTGTGGTGATCGACCTCGACACCCGCACCCAGCCGCTGCCCGAATGGGACGGAGCCACTACTGGCCGCGAGGTCCTCGACCAGCTCGCCGCCCAGCACGGCGAGACCCTGCCCGACACCTACTCCACGGTGACCCCCACGGATGGGGAGCACCTCTACTACCGGATGCCCGAGGGCCTGGAGCTGCGCAACACCCACGGCGGGCACGGGCACAGCCTCGGTCCGCTGATCGACACCCGCGCCGGGGGTGGCTTCGTCGTCGGCGCCGGCAGCATCCGCCCCGAGGGCACCTACCTGGTCGCCGAACACGGCCAGATCGCCGAGCTGCCCACCTGGCTGGCCACGCTGCTCACCCCGCCACCGGCGCCCCGCCCGCAGCAGGTATCGGCGAAGAGGCAGTCGACCAGGCGCGCGAACGCCTACGTCGCCGCGATCCAGGCCGACGAACTCGACAAGATCGAACACGCCGCAGAGGGCCGGCGGCAGATCACCCTGCTGGGCGCCGCCCGGGTCTTCGGCCAGCTCGTCGGCGGCGGAGAACTCGACGCCGACAACGCCTACGCGGTCCTGCTCGACGCCGCCACCGCGCACATCGGGGTCGCGGGATTCACCCGCGCCGAAGCAGAGCGGACCGTGACCCGCGGGATGAGCTTCGGGATGCGCGCCCCACGCACCGTCACCCGCGGCCGTAGCGCCGGCAACGACACCGGCGAGGAGTAG
- a CDS encoding GNAT family N-acetyltransferase yields the protein MTLTSNGHTDTSNPGATSGDPAPAATPMLWMRGERTALGPFTRELAELYWQWENEPAVIAGMGRQTPESLEARLAGYDAQARSMGTIPRFTIYDLTRPGGPVPVGTSALRIDHYVRTAEFIILLGAGGRGRGLAVEATRLTLDYAFTISALRSVWLKVLEPNTGAIVAYEKAGFAHAGRLRRAGYWRGAEADELIMDVVADAHLATG from the coding sequence ATGACGCTGACCTCCAACGGCCACACCGACACTTCCAACCCCGGCGCCACGAGTGGCGACCCCGCCCCCGCGGCCACACCGATGCTGTGGATGCGGGGCGAGCGCACCGCGCTGGGCCCGTTCACCCGCGAGCTGGCCGAGCTGTACTGGCAGTGGGAGAACGAGCCCGCCGTCATCGCCGGGATGGGCCGCCAGACCCCGGAATCGCTCGAAGCGCGGTTGGCCGGCTACGACGCCCAGGCCCGCAGCATGGGCACCATCCCGCGGTTCACCATCTACGACCTGACTCGGCCTGGGGGGCCGGTGCCGGTCGGGACCAGCGCGCTGCGCATCGACCACTACGTGCGCACGGCGGAGTTCATCATCCTGCTCGGCGCCGGCGGCCGCGGCCGAGGCCTCGCGGTCGAGGCGACCCGGCTGACCCTGGACTACGCGTTCACCATCTCGGCGCTGCGTTCGGTGTGGCTCAAGGTCCTCGAGCCCAACACCGGCGCGATCGTCGCCTACGAGAAGGCCGGGTTCGCCCACGCGGGGCGGCTGCGCCGCGCCGGGTACTGGCGTGGCGCCGAAGCCGACGAGCTGATCATGGACGTCGTCGCCGACGCCCATCTCGCCACCGGCTGA
- a CDS encoding lasso peptide biosynthesis B2 protein — MTTLLVRPPEVRAADLGHTVVLLHARTGTVRALLGSQREAFLDLDATGTWAPGTEAEALAASLSSAGFLHPAQPGQESAPIVDLPETEASWGTQEAPGALPVRGPLSPAWAPIAACALAAVLLVRTTGRRARGFSRMLRLVRIAAGVARRPARDTQVVAVLHCVRVIGGVSPFRTACLEETVAAMLALAVTGRRAGWCHGIAADPIRLHAWLRLDGCPVGEPTSTLRFTPLIQLPEPDPARGRDRAAKGDTS, encoded by the coding sequence ATGACCACGCTGCTCGTCCGTCCGCCCGAGGTCCGTGCCGCGGATCTCGGCCACACCGTCGTGCTGCTGCACGCACGCACCGGCACGGTGCGCGCCCTACTCGGCTCCCAGCGCGAGGCCTTCCTCGACCTCGACGCCACCGGCACCTGGGCGCCCGGCACCGAGGCCGAGGCGCTGGCCGCGAGCCTGTCGAGCGCGGGGTTCCTGCACCCGGCCCAGCCGGGCCAGGAGTCCGCGCCGATCGTCGACCTCCCGGAAACCGAGGCCAGCTGGGGCACCCAGGAAGCGCCGGGCGCACTCCCGGTGCGCGGGCCGCTGTCGCCGGCGTGGGCACCGATCGCGGCGTGCGCGCTCGCAGCAGTGCTGCTCGTGCGCACGACCGGGCGCCGGGCCCGTGGGTTCTCGCGCATGCTGCGCCTGGTCCGTATCGCGGCGGGGGTGGCGCGCCGTCCGGCGCGCGACACCCAGGTGGTCGCGGTCCTACACTGTGTGCGCGTCATCGGAGGCGTATCTCCGTTCCGGACAGCGTGCTTGGAGGAAACCGTCGCGGCGATGCTCGCCCTGGCCGTCACCGGCCGGCGAGCTGGGTGGTGCCACGGGATCGCCGCGGATCCGATCAGGCTGCACGCCTGGCTGCGCCTCGACGGCTGCCCCGTCGGCGAGCCCACCTCCACGCTGCGCTTCACACCACTGATCCAGCTGCCCGAACCCGACCCCGCGCGCGGCCGTGACCGGGCGGCGAAAGGAGACACCTCATGA
- a CDS encoding albusnodin/ikarugamycin family macrolactam cyclase — MSVRWFGGRGTAAPGPAHTGTGCTGAGYPAGACALGRDVRTAWVCGDWPSSQAATVQGPGPTVAVLGRARCDVEVLEHWVRHGVPDSAVTALSGAYTVVEITDEATVVLTDPGWVQPIYTATTADGAPLWGSSAVALAALIGANVDDTWLHAHLHPAHSTEHGSGTGDRSAFAGVTAVPPGARLTVSASGTTIRPLATAGAPSSGPDQPADRLRAAMQGAVAEIAAGASSTGHAVAADCSGGMDSTSLAMLLAQCRTARAEDLGHAAVAVTVHPAGTTAGGDLDYARAAVVYARTGLAGLARTVEHLLCPLDDRHLPYGRMGELVPATDEPAPSTVAIARFDAELALLAGRGVGDLVTGDGGDTLLGPQPGYLPDLAATRTLHSQALLLRHALGWARLRRTAVWPLLAGARAAAARGEPGEAARTRTAMRVVARTARADAQIIEQLHGITLHNPFTDASVVEAALAVPGPLRAAPGDYKPVLRQAMAGLLPETVTARRTKGDFTPDQYRGLRTHLQALTGLVDGELAARGLIDPAHYRALLTRAAAGAPGIGFHQLNPVLATEVWLRALDQRPAAARWTTTDEDPRPAGSTHSRWEVF; from the coding sequence ATGAGCGTTCGATGGTTCGGTGGCCGCGGCACCGCCGCCCCCGGCCCTGCCCACACCGGCACCGGCTGCACCGGGGCCGGGTACCCGGCCGGCGCCTGCGCGCTCGGCCGGGACGTCAGAACGGCGTGGGTGTGCGGAGACTGGCCCAGCTCGCAGGCCGCGACCGTGCAGGGCCCCGGCCCGACGGTGGCGGTCCTGGGGCGCGCCCGCTGCGACGTCGAGGTGCTGGAGCACTGGGTCCGACACGGGGTGCCCGACTCGGCGGTCACCGCGTTGTCCGGGGCCTACACCGTCGTGGAGATCACCGATGAGGCCACGGTGGTGCTCACCGATCCTGGCTGGGTCCAGCCCATCTACACCGCGACCACCGCCGACGGCGCCCCGCTGTGGGGATCGAGCGCAGTGGCGCTCGCCGCCCTGATCGGCGCCAACGTCGACGACACATGGCTACACGCCCACCTGCACCCGGCACACAGCACCGAGCACGGCAGCGGGACCGGCGACCGGTCGGCGTTCGCCGGGGTCACCGCAGTACCGCCCGGTGCCCGCCTGACCGTCTCCGCGTCGGGGACCACGATCCGCCCGCTCGCCACCGCCGGCGCCCCGAGCAGCGGGCCCGATCAGCCGGCTGACCGGCTACGGGCGGCGATGCAGGGAGCGGTCGCCGAGATCGCCGCGGGTGCCAGCTCGACCGGCCATGCAGTGGCCGCGGACTGCTCAGGGGGAATGGACTCGACGTCGCTGGCGATGCTGCTCGCCCAGTGCCGCACCGCTCGCGCCGAGGACCTGGGCCACGCCGCTGTGGCGGTGACGGTGCACCCGGCCGGGACCACCGCGGGTGGGGATCTCGACTACGCCCGCGCTGCGGTCGTCTACGCCCGCACCGGGCTGGCCGGGCTGGCCCGGACCGTGGAGCACCTGCTCTGCCCCCTGGATGACCGTCACCTGCCCTACGGGCGGATGGGTGAGCTGGTTCCGGCGACCGATGAGCCGGCGCCGTCCACGGTCGCGATCGCCCGGTTCGACGCCGAACTCGCGCTGCTGGCCGGTCGTGGGGTCGGGGACCTGGTGACCGGCGACGGTGGGGACACCCTGCTCGGCCCGCAACCCGGATACCTGCCCGACCTCGCCGCAACGCGAACCCTGCACTCGCAGGCGCTACTACTGCGTCACGCGTTGGGTTGGGCCCGGCTGCGGCGCACGGCGGTCTGGCCGCTGCTCGCCGGGGCCCGGGCGGCCGCGGCCCGCGGCGAGCCGGGCGAGGCGGCACGCACCCGCACAGCGATGCGGGTCGTGGCCCGCACCGCCCGCGCCGACGCACAGATCATCGAACAGCTCCACGGCATCACCCTGCACAACCCGTTCACCGACGCGAGCGTGGTCGAGGCCGCACTCGCGGTCCCCGGACCGCTGCGCGCCGCGCCGGGTGACTACAAGCCGGTGCTGCGCCAGGCCATGGCCGGGCTGCTGCCCGAGACGGTGACGGCGCGGCGGACGAAGGGCGACTTCACCCCCGACCAGTACCGGGGACTGCGCACCCACCTCCAGGCCCTCACCGGGCTCGTCGACGGCGAGCTGGCCGCCCGCGGCCTGATCGACCCCGCCCACTACCGGGCGCTGCTCACCCGCGCCGCCGCCGGCGCCCCGGGCATCGGGTTCCACCAGCTCAACCCCGTCCTGGCCACCGAGGTGTGGCTACGCGCCCTCGACCAGCGGCCCGCGGCCGCCCGCTGGACCACCACCGACGAGGACCCGCGACCAGCGGGCTCGACCCACTCCCGATGGGAGGTCTTCTGA
- a CDS encoding albusnodin family lasso peptide — MSQHNETEMVELGDAAVLTEGGGSGTSEDKRYVYA, encoded by the coding sequence ATGTCGCAGCACAACGAGACCGAGATGGTCGAGCTGGGTGACGCCGCGGTCCTGACCGAGGGCGGTGGTTCGGGCACGTCGGAGGACAAGCGCTACGTCTACGCCTGA
- a CDS encoding single-stranded DNA-binding protein has product MNEITLTGNIGKAPELLYSEHTGDAVLRFSIAQNDRYFDRRSGEWRENPPVWTEVVAFRELAENTAESLHAGDAVIVIGKLADNSFTPAGADYPVRRTELRAQTIAADLRRARATVTRQPGRERAGSTTAPQTAD; this is encoded by the coding sequence ATGAACGAGATCACCCTGACCGGCAACATCGGCAAGGCGCCCGAGCTGCTCTACAGCGAGCACACCGGGGACGCGGTCCTGCGGTTCTCGATCGCCCAGAACGACCGGTACTTCGATCGCCGCAGCGGCGAGTGGCGCGAGAACCCCCCGGTCTGGACCGAGGTGGTCGCCTTCCGCGAGCTGGCCGAGAACACCGCGGAGTCGCTGCACGCCGGGGACGCCGTGATCGTGATCGGCAAGCTCGCCGACAACTCCTTCACCCCCGCCGGGGCCGACTACCCGGTCCGGCGCACCGAGCTGCGGGCCCAGACCATCGCCGCCGACCTGCGCCGCGCGAGGGCGACGGTGACCCGCCAGCCCGGGCGCGAACGAGCCGGTTCGACCACCGCTCCCCAGACGGCCGACTGA
- a CDS encoding ParB/RepB/Spo0J family partition protein — protein sequence MTTEPTTEATTEATVGTDDQSDTEFATTRPGFDTSAALSTLDQLGELAWADPAELVLEVNTRTEVQLDPHFCASVRDRGVREPISVYRRNDGDGDGDGVSVLVVRKGQRRTLAALKAGLARVRVLIEPQPTTADIDTEPERARRTHDAERIIDQLTENQHRADISDAEQVTAHQQLLGLGMSAAQIARTTRTPAKRVRQTTAVAGSARAIEVGARYDLDLIQMSVIAEFSDDDDAVARLTETALQRPHQLAHAAQRLRDTRAERVLCTELEDQLREDGVTVLGRDDAGHDTAMTLARLRPSLDDPSGTELTEDAHRDCPGHAATVTVRFDFDQGKTAHTLWVCTDPATHGHAERYDRPNSSQKPAAPVGETDEQRQAREDREREAARETRRTVIANNKAWESAQVVRRDWLRELFARKAAPKGAAIFVAAEFAQGDHDLRRAMESGNDLASTLLGLSDAGGGYSYYSGRPSPVAEAARSGSAARATMLALALVLAAYEDGTSRDSWRNPTPATRRYFAQLRDWGYALADVEQLVLTDDATDDTTDDATEDTDVPQDAGDAVDVNEQGAPEGEEDSEAAALG from the coding sequence ATGACCACAGAACCGACCACCGAAGCGACCACAGAAGCGACGGTCGGCACCGACGACCAGTCCGACACCGAGTTCGCCACCACCCGCCCGGGGTTCGACACCAGCGCGGCCCTCAGCACGCTCGACCAGCTCGGTGAGCTGGCCTGGGCCGACCCCGCCGAGCTGGTGTTGGAGGTCAACACCCGCACCGAGGTTCAGCTCGACCCGCACTTCTGCGCCTCGGTCCGCGACCGCGGTGTACGTGAGCCGATCAGCGTCTACCGACGCAACGACGGCGACGGCGACGGCGACGGGGTCAGCGTGCTGGTCGTGCGCAAGGGCCAACGTCGCACCCTGGCCGCGCTCAAGGCCGGCCTGGCACGCGTGAGGGTCCTCATCGAACCCCAGCCGACCACCGCTGACATCGACACTGAACCGGAGCGGGCTCGACGCACTCACGACGCCGAACGGATCATCGACCAGCTCACGGAGAACCAGCACCGAGCCGACATCTCCGATGCCGAACAGGTCACCGCCCACCAGCAGCTGCTCGGGCTCGGGATGTCCGCGGCGCAGATCGCGCGCACCACGCGGACCCCGGCCAAGCGGGTCCGCCAGACCACCGCGGTCGCCGGCAGCGCCCGCGCGATCGAGGTCGGCGCCCGCTACGACCTCGATCTGATCCAGATGTCGGTGATCGCCGAGTTCAGCGACGACGACGACGCCGTCGCCCGGCTCACCGAAACCGCGCTACAGCGGCCTCACCAGCTCGCCCACGCCGCGCAGCGGCTGCGTGACACCCGCGCCGAGCGGGTCCTGTGCACTGAGCTCGAAGACCAGCTGCGCGAGGACGGTGTCACCGTCCTGGGTCGTGACGACGCCGGTCACGACACTGCGATGACCCTGGCCCGGCTGCGGCCCAGCCTGGACGACCCGTCAGGTACCGAGCTCACCGAGGATGCCCACCGCGACTGCCCGGGCCATGCCGCGACGGTCACGGTGCGCTTCGACTTCGACCAGGGAAAGACCGCCCACACGCTGTGGGTGTGCACCGACCCCGCCACCCACGGCCACGCCGAACGCTACGACCGCCCGAACAGCAGCCAGAAGCCGGCGGCGCCGGTCGGGGAGACCGACGAGCAGCGTCAGGCCCGGGAGGACCGCGAGCGTGAAGCCGCGCGTGAGACACGCCGCACGGTGATCGCGAACAACAAGGCGTGGGAGTCCGCGCAGGTCGTGCGCCGCGACTGGCTGCGCGAGCTGTTCGCGCGCAAGGCTGCCCCGAAGGGAGCGGCGATCTTCGTCGCCGCCGAGTTCGCCCAGGGCGACCACGACCTGCGCCGGGCGATGGAATCCGGCAACGACCTCGCCTCAACACTGCTCGGGCTCAGCGACGCAGGCGGCGGCTACAGCTACTATAGCGGCAGACCCAGCCCCGTCGCCGAGGCCGCACGCTCCGGCTCCGCAGCCCGGGCCACCATGCTCGCGCTCGCCTTGGTGCTCGCCGCCTATGAGGACGGCACCAGCCGCGACAGCTGGCGCAACCCGACCCCGGCGACGCGCCGCTACTTCGCCCAGCTGCGCGATTGGGGCTACGCCCTGGCCGACGTCGAGCAGCTCGTCCTCACCGACGACGCCACCGACGACACCACCGACGACGCCACCGAGGACACCGACGTCCCCCAGGACGCCGGCGACGCCGTTGATGTCAACGAGCAGGGTGCACCCGAGGGTGAGGAGGACAGCGAGGCAGCGGCCCTTGGCTGA
- a CDS encoding DUF932 domain-containing protein: MEQTTDQNAVVLTTRNADLSDMVELLRTQQAAKTDHVVAASALAAQDGQMLVHGAGVELSMDGVTTGDLSLTPTRTADSGIADKLGIPPAYLRRTREQNIDLYDANVNGWLTHRPERRFLVRGLADGDGRHGVMRALLSDRYRPIENLDVLMTCLDGIREAGHPVDIVSADLSESRMYVKIRSTAVAAMAPALLRGYTSPFSGDRGADNPTVFAGFVLTNSETGQGKFRLIPQLTVQICNNGMTLTRHAINEVHAGGRLEHGQIDWSSDTQAASLALAKNMTRDAVGKFLDPHWVAERIAEIEADAGVEVTRPQQTIEHVSKKLRFSTAAQDSILTHFIRGGAPTSGGVLHAVTAAAQSIPDVDEAYEVESRGIEAMQLSATFAAAAS, translated from the coding sequence ATGGAGCAGACCACCGACCAGAACGCCGTCGTGCTGACCACCCGCAACGCCGACCTGAGCGACATGGTCGAGCTGCTGCGTACCCAGCAGGCAGCCAAGACCGACCACGTCGTCGCCGCGTCCGCCTTGGCGGCCCAGGACGGGCAGATGCTGGTGCACGGCGCCGGGGTCGAGCTGTCGATGGACGGAGTCACCACCGGTGACCTGAGCCTCACCCCGACCCGTACCGCCGACAGCGGCATCGCCGACAAGCTCGGCATCCCGCCCGCCTACCTGCGGCGAACCCGCGAGCAGAACATCGACCTCTACGACGCCAACGTCAACGGCTGGCTCACCCACCGGCCCGAGCGCCGGTTCCTGGTGCGCGGCCTGGCCGACGGCGACGGACGGCACGGGGTGATGAGGGCGCTGCTGTCGGACCGCTACCGCCCCATCGAGAACCTCGACGTGCTGATGACCTGCCTGGACGGGATCCGGGAGGCCGGCCACCCCGTCGACATCGTCTCGGCGGACCTGTCCGAGTCCCGCATGTACGTCAAGATCCGCTCCACCGCGGTCGCGGCGATGGCACCGGCCTTGCTGCGTGGCTACACCTCCCCGTTCTCCGGAGACCGTGGCGCCGACAACCCGACGGTGTTCGCCGGGTTCGTCCTGACCAACTCCGAGACCGGGCAGGGCAAGTTCCGCCTCATCCCCCAGCTCACCGTCCAGATCTGCAACAACGGCATGACCCTGACCCGCCACGCCATCAATGAGGTCCACGCCGGCGGGCGCCTCGAGCACGGCCAGATCGACTGGTCGTCCGACACCCAGGCCGCCAGCCTGGCCCTGGCCAAGAACATGACCCGCGACGCCGTGGGCAAGTTCCTCGACCCTCACTGGGTGGCCGAGCGCATCGCCGAGATCGAGGCCGACGCCGGGGTCGAGGTCACCCGCCCTCAGCAGACCATCGAGCACGTCAGCAAGAAGCTGCGCTTCTCCACCGCCGCCCAGGACTCGATCCTGACCCACTTCATCCGCGGTGGGGCCCCGACCTCGGGTGGGGTGCTGCACGCGGTCACTGCGGCCGCCCAGAGCATCCCCGACGTCGACGAGGCCTACGAGGTCGAGTCACGCGGCATCGAGGCCATGCAGCTCTCGGCCACCTTCGCCGCGGCCGCGAGCTGA
- a CDS encoding tetrahydrofolate dehydrogenase/cyclohydrolase catalytic domain-containing protein: MIDTPQPRTIPGRAILAEVRDTYRDAYAATLQQHGTRMMVVRFAPTTHDTVWAARMEASRVSAEQKVRTFTALGATPDHIVVPDSAGISEIAGIIHRANDDPQVTGIIVQAPPPQPVLALLNEIDPAKDIDALGIFAPRTACATADGVVRVAEPYLPDARIAVVGSSGFVGSGVVTLLRQGGHDPMLFENGDDLRRLRDADVVLSTTGSPWLLTPDHIHPGHRLVVDSGFTPHPDGPRGDLHPDAAAQPQVVTPVPGGIGPVEMAVLAERLLHQCAAPELGAWRFHGLDTQHQTLTTVHDDVDYQLQHRHELQGREPEAQELGYDRNEENGLDLS, encoded by the coding sequence ATGATCGACACACCCCAGCCCCGCACGATCCCCGGCCGCGCGATCCTGGCCGAGGTGCGTGACACCTACCGCGACGCCTACGCCGCCACCCTGCAGCAACACGGGACTCGCATGATGGTCGTGCGGTTCGCGCCGACCACCCATGACACCGTCTGGGCCGCCCGGATGGAGGCATCCCGCGTCTCGGCCGAGCAGAAGGTGCGCACTTTCACCGCGCTCGGCGCCACCCCAGACCACATCGTCGTGCCCGACAGCGCCGGCATCAGCGAGATCGCCGGCATCATCCACCGCGCCAACGACGACCCCCAGGTCACCGGGATCATCGTCCAGGCCCCGCCACCGCAGCCCGTGCTCGCGCTGCTCAACGAGATCGACCCCGCCAAGGACATCGACGCCCTCGGCATCTTCGCGCCACGCACGGCGTGCGCGACCGCCGACGGCGTCGTACGCGTCGCCGAGCCCTACCTACCCGACGCCCGCATCGCGGTCGTCGGCAGCAGCGGCTTCGTCGGCTCCGGTGTCGTAACGCTCCTGCGCCAGGGCGGCCACGATCCGATGCTGTTTGAGAACGGGGACGACCTGCGCCGTCTCCGCGACGCCGACGTCGTGCTCTCGACCACCGGGAGCCCGTGGCTGCTGACGCCCGACCACATCCACCCCGGGCACCGCCTGGTCGTCGACTCAGGATTCACCCCACACCCGGACGGGCCCCGCGGTGACCTCCACCCTGATGCTGCAGCGCAGCCGCAGGTCGTCACCCCTGTGCCCGGCGGAATCGGGCCGGTGGAGATGGCGGTACTCGCCGAACGCCTGCTGCATCAATGCGCCGCTCCCGAACTCGGTGCCTGGCGGTTCCACGGACTGGACACACAGCACCAAACCCTGACGACAGTGCACGACGATGTTGACTATCAGCTACAGCATCGCCACGAGCTCCAAGGCCGGGAGCCTGAAGCCCAAGAGCTGGGCTACGACCGCAATGAGGAGAACGGGCTCGACCTGAGCTGA